A region of Salmo salar chromosome ssa17, Ssal_v3.1, whole genome shotgun sequence DNA encodes the following proteins:
- the LOC106574900 gene encoding immunoglobulin-like domain-containing receptor 1, translating into MRRLILAAFVLSSLPTEVQSVQVNVPQTERSTALFASVILKCDYSTSANQQDVQVTWRYKSFCKDPILEYYSQAYQNALQLGQDPANDCPDRQRTVRIIVQKRGTNEAILGTEYRERKISVQNKADLVINEIMWWDNGVYYCSVEATGDTSGGLDGVINLMVYNWLTVLFMVIGALLLILLFCICCCQCCPQRCCCYVRCPCCPQTCCCPEKAVMQHRMMKDAQRAMGPWMGGQPMYSPMSHGSSQMNPLLYAGSQSGKSIAMAPMPLPPPPSGYNMPPSVHAASVYGNQHPGNKQMLDYLESQVRGMDGTSPMMQPQPHHQQLQMIPPPPQYMMQPQHVPFSAGPPSMLSGLDDGAVEYRGVIQMPPIIEQPGRGGRRGGQPPLAPKTRPPSSRESSRSESRFTNHRDDRSEAGGRHYPSPPRSHGMPRSFSEDFLDGESRGARGRTGSRDDLSDRVPRSRSRDDLFEEQRRAPPPSNYSRSRRGSFSSDEDENSRRGEGRGHRRGGGEMYSDTPSSYSEYEPGQKPPRRNERYSVKTLL; encoded by the exons ATGAGGAGGTTGATACTGGCCGCGTTCGTCCTCTCTTCCCTACCGACAG AGGTGCAGAGTGTCCAGGTGAATGTTCCTCAGACAGAGAGGAGTACAGCTCTGTTTGCCTCCGTCATCCTGAAGTGTGACTACTCCACCTCCGCTAACCAGCAGGATGTCCAGGTCACCTGGCGATACAAGTCCTTCTGCAAGGACCCcatcctggagtattactcccaag CGTACCAGAATGCTCTGCAGCTGGGTCAGGATCCGGCCAATGACTGCCCAGACCGCCAGCGCACGGTGAGGATCATCGTCCAGAAGAGAGGCACCAACGAGGCCATACTGGGCACAGAGTACCGGGAACGCAAGATCTCCGTCCAGAACA AGGCTGACCTGGTGATCAATGAGATCATGTGGTGGGACAACGGAGTTTACTACTGTTCTGTGGAAGCCACAGGAGACACCAGCGGCGGCTTGGATGGCGTGATCAACCTCATGGTCTACA ACTGGCTGACGGTGCTGTTCATGGTGATTGGAGCTCTGCTCCTCATCCTGCTCTTCTGTATCTGCTGCTGCCAGTGTTGTCCTCAGAGGTGCTGCTGCTACGTCCGCTGTCCCTGCTGCCCACAGACCTGCTGCTGTCCTGAGAAAG cggtGATGCAGCACAGGATGATGAAGGATGCCCAGAGGGCCATGGGTCCATGGATGGGAGGTCAGCCTATGTACAGCCCCATGAGCCACGGCTCCTCACAGATGAACCCTCTGCTGTATGCAG GCTCCCAATCAGGGAAGAGCATCGCCATGGCCCCCatgcccctcccccctcccccgtcCGGCTACAACATGCCCCCCAGTGTCCATGCTGCCAGCGTCTACGGCAACCAACATCCCGGCAACAAGCAGATGCTGGACTACCTGGAGAGCCAGGTGAGGGGCATGGATGGGACCAGCCCCATGATGCAGCCACAGCCCCACCACCAGCAGCTCCAGATGATACCCCCTCCCCCTCAGTACATGATGCAGCCCCAGCATGTCCCCTTCTCAGCGGGTCCTCCCAGCATGCTCTCTGGCCTGGACGACGGGGCCGTGGAGTACCGCGGGGTCATCCAGATGCCTCCCATCATAGAGCAGCCTGGACGAGGGGGTCGGAGAGGGGGCCAGCCGCCGCTTGCTCCTAAAACACGTCCACCCAGCTCCAGAGAAAGCAGCCGCAGTGAGAGTCGCTTCACCAATCACCGTGACGACCGCAGCGAAGCCGGCGGGCGCCATTACCCGTCGCCGCCAAGGAGCCATGGCATGCCAAGGAGCTTCAGCGAAGACTTTCTGGACGGGGAGAGCCGGGGGGCGCGAGGTCGAACGGGTTCACGTGACGACCTCAGCGACAGGGTccctcgatcccgctccagagacgACCTGTTTGAGGAGCAGCGTCGCGCCCCGCCTCCCAGCAACTACTCCCGCTCCCGCAGAGGGTCGTTCAGTTCAGATGAGGATGAAaacagcaggagaggagagggcagaggtcacaggagaggaggaggagaaatgtatTCGGACACCCCGTCCAGCTATTCTGAATACGAGCCGGGACAGAAACCACCAAGGAGGAATGAGCGTTACTCTGTTAAAACTCTGCTTTAG